One genomic region from Streptomyces sp. Li-HN-5-11 encodes:
- a CDS encoding response regulator transcription factor — protein sequence MTTGTIRVLIADDQMMVREGFSVLLNAMPGIEVVGEAVNGREAVERVRELAPDVVLMDIRMPELNGIEATREIVAADDTAKVLVLTTFDLDEYVYQALRAGASGFLLKDASARQLADGVRVVAAGEALLAPSVTKRLITEFSKLSEPPRLMAAAQTAYGDLTDRETEVLVLIAQGLSNAEIAGRLVVAESTIKTHVSRILVKLGLRDRTQAAVFAYEARLVTPG from the coding sequence ATGACGACAGGCACGATCCGCGTACTGATCGCGGACGACCAGATGATGGTGCGCGAGGGCTTCTCGGTCCTGCTCAACGCGATGCCCGGCATCGAGGTCGTCGGCGAGGCCGTCAACGGGCGCGAGGCGGTGGAGCGGGTCCGCGAACTGGCGCCGGACGTGGTGCTGATGGACATCCGCATGCCCGAGCTGAACGGCATCGAGGCGACCCGGGAGATCGTCGCCGCGGACGACACGGCCAAGGTGCTGGTGCTCACCACGTTCGACCTGGACGAGTACGTCTACCAGGCGCTGCGGGCGGGGGCCTCCGGCTTCCTGCTCAAGGACGCCTCGGCGCGGCAGCTCGCCGACGGGGTGCGGGTGGTCGCGGCCGGCGAGGCACTGCTGGCTCCCTCGGTCACCAAGCGGCTGATCACGGAGTTCTCGAAGCTGTCCGAGCCGCCGCGGCTGATGGCCGCCGCGCAGACGGCGTACGGGGATCTGACCGATCGGGAGACGGAGGTGCTGGTGCTGATCGCGCAAGGTCTGTCGAACGCGGAGATAGCCGGGCGGCTGGTGGTCGCCGAGTCGACGATCAAGACCCATGTGAGCCGGATCCTGGTGAAGCTGGGCCTGAGGGACCGGACCCAGGCGGCGGTGTTCGCGTACGAGGCGCGGCTCGTCACGCCGGGGTGA
- a CDS encoding alpha/beta hydrolase, translating to MFPLSAAAHPRIPAPAPARLAPLTRTGLDAAYTANRADAAQASRMAAAHGDTHRAAVDGSLAAPSRHLLAFDGRGSGRATEVIGDLAHADRIAVVVPGSDTSLDTYGRFRGDTLALYRELTRRAPAGTRTAVVAWLGYQTPGTVSATVLTTGRADQAAPHLRELIRDLRAMVGQEPRITTVCHSYGSVVCGRAAADLDVNDIALIGSPGTGADSVSKLHTPARVWAARGADDWVADVPHVHVGLFGTTLGLGTDPMDPAFGARLFDAGQGGHSAYFRPGSPSLTNLARIVLGTTKEMR from the coding sequence GTGTTCCCTCTCTCGGCCGCGGCCCACCCGCGGATCCCCGCGCCGGCCCCGGCGAGGCTCGCACCCCTGACCCGGACCGGCCTCGACGCGGCCTACACGGCGAACCGCGCCGACGCCGCACAGGCGTCCCGCATGGCCGCCGCGCACGGCGACACGCACCGCGCCGCCGTGGACGGATCGCTGGCGGCGCCCTCCCGCCACCTGCTCGCCTTCGACGGCCGCGGCTCCGGCCGCGCGACGGAGGTCATCGGCGACCTCGCGCACGCCGACCGCATAGCGGTCGTCGTCCCCGGCTCCGACACCTCGCTCGACACCTACGGCCGCTTCCGCGGGGACACGCTGGCCCTGTACCGGGAGCTCACCCGCCGGGCCCCCGCCGGAACGCGTACGGCGGTCGTCGCCTGGCTCGGCTACCAGACGCCGGGCACGGTCAGCGCCACGGTCCTCACCACCGGCCGCGCCGACCAGGCCGCCCCGCACCTCAGGGAGTTGATACGCGACCTGCGCGCGATGGTGGGCCAGGAGCCGCGCATCACGACGGTGTGTCACTCCTACGGCTCGGTGGTGTGCGGCCGGGCCGCCGCCGACCTCGACGTGAACGACATCGCCCTCATCGGCAGCCCCGGCACGGGCGCGGACTCGGTGTCCAAGCTGCACACCCCCGCCCGCGTCTGGGCGGCCCGGGGGGCCGACGACTGGGTGGCCGACGTCCCGCACGTCCACGTCGGACTCTTCGGCACGACCCTCGGCCTCGGCACCGACCCCATGGACCCCGCCTTCGGGGCCCGCCTCTTCGACGCCGGACAAGGCGGCCACAGCGCCTACTTCAGACCCGGCTCCCCGTCCCTGACCAACCTGGCTCGAATCGTCCTGGGCACCACGAAGGAGATGCGGTGA
- a CDS encoding histidine kinase — protein MTETTQTRTAPDGAYDAFTPRSPEYRLAADALRGLRQDLFHDAFAYRPLHRRAVDSARAGRLSGRLREYAAWTPHGVVVAAGLVAMLVALANADSRLAVPVSGLLALVPVLLTLVRPVGAFWVSLAATAVSSLVAGDWLSWPWPPGSFVSHLVVLTVVALRTRPRTAAWMWVLTAVYGFAAESLHGQGFDSNTGPMLVISALVLLVVTVRHIRRQAEQEVTAQQTVTAHERSRRTLLEERTTIARELHDVVAHHMSVVAIQAEAAPYRVQDPPPELEKAFATIRENAVAALTELRRVLGVVRAEDYEAPDAPQPTLADLDTLLANVREAGLSVEKAVTGAVRELPQGVELSAYRIVQEALSNVLRHAPGASARVEIGYVLGGLGLRIVNGPPSQPSLTKPSPGTGHGLTGMRERVSMLNGEMTAGRTGEGGYEVTVFLPVTTVTECSDDDGAGA, from the coding sequence GTGACCGAGACGACCCAGACGCGGACGGCGCCGGACGGCGCGTACGACGCGTTCACACCCCGCAGTCCGGAGTACCGGCTGGCCGCTGACGCCCTGCGCGGGCTGCGGCAGGACCTGTTCCACGATGCCTTCGCCTACCGCCCGCTGCACCGCAGGGCCGTCGACAGCGCGCGGGCCGGGCGGCTGTCCGGCCGCCTGCGGGAGTACGCGGCCTGGACCCCGCACGGCGTGGTGGTGGCAGCCGGTCTGGTGGCGATGCTGGTCGCGCTGGCGAACGCCGACAGCAGGCTGGCGGTGCCGGTGTCCGGCCTGCTGGCTCTGGTCCCGGTGCTGCTCACCCTGGTCCGCCCGGTCGGGGCCTTCTGGGTGTCGCTGGCGGCGACCGCGGTGTCGTCGCTGGTCGCCGGCGACTGGCTCTCCTGGCCGTGGCCGCCCGGAAGTTTCGTCTCCCACCTGGTGGTTCTCACGGTCGTGGCCCTGCGCACCCGTCCGCGCACGGCGGCGTGGATGTGGGTGCTCACCGCGGTCTACGGCTTTGCCGCCGAGTCCCTCCACGGCCAGGGCTTCGACAGCAACACCGGGCCCATGCTCGTCATCTCCGCCCTCGTCCTGCTGGTCGTCACCGTCCGGCACATACGCCGGCAGGCCGAGCAGGAGGTGACCGCCCAGCAGACGGTGACGGCGCACGAGCGCTCCCGCCGCACGCTGCTGGAGGAGCGCACCACGATCGCCCGCGAGCTGCACGACGTCGTGGCCCACCACATGTCCGTCGTCGCCATCCAGGCCGAGGCCGCCCCCTACCGGGTTCAGGACCCGCCGCCGGAGCTGGAGAAGGCCTTCGCCACGATCCGGGAGAACGCGGTCGCGGCCCTCACGGAACTGCGCCGCGTCCTCGGTGTCGTCCGCGCGGAGGACTACGAGGCCCCGGACGCCCCGCAGCCCACCCTCGCCGACCTCGACACGCTCCTGGCGAACGTGCGGGAGGCCGGTCTGAGCGTGGAGAAGGCGGTGACCGGCGCGGTGCGGGAACTCCCCCAGGGGGTCGAGCTGTCGGCGTACCGGATCGTGCAGGAGGCCCTGAGCAACGTCCTGCGGCACGCGCCCGGCGCGAGCGCCCGGGTCGAGATCGGCTACGTTCTCGGAGGGCTCGGCCTGCGCATAGTCAACGGCCCGCCGTCCCAGCCGTCCCTGACGAAGCCGTCGCCGGGGACGGGGCACGGCCTCACCGGTATGCGGGAGCGCGTCTCGATGCTGAACGGCGAGATGACGGCGGGCCGGACCGGGGAGGGGGGCTACGAGGTGACGGTGTTCCTGCCGGTCACCACGGTGACGGAGTGTTCGGACGACGACGGGGCCGGTGCATGA
- a CDS encoding response regulator transcription factor, translated as MTSGSIRVLIADDQQMVRQGFTVLLNTQPDIEVVGQAVDGLDAVAKVAELAPDVVLMDIRMPELSGIEATRRITTATPDIKVLVLTTFDLDEYVYDALCAGASGFLLKDASADQLAEAVRVVAAGDALLAPGITRRLIAEFSRMNGKPRAPLKERVGDLTERETEVLTLIAQGLSNAEIAEYLVVAEQTVKTHVGRILVKLGLRDRTQAAVFAYESGLVRPSGY; from the coding sequence ATGACGAGCGGCAGCATCCGCGTACTCATCGCCGACGACCAGCAGATGGTCCGGCAAGGCTTCACCGTGCTGCTCAACACGCAGCCGGACATCGAGGTGGTCGGGCAGGCGGTGGACGGTCTGGACGCCGTCGCCAAGGTCGCCGAACTGGCCCCTGACGTCGTCCTCATGGACATCCGCATGCCGGAGCTCAGCGGCATCGAGGCCACCCGGCGCATCACCACCGCCACCCCGGACATAAAGGTGCTGGTGCTCACCACCTTCGACCTCGACGAGTACGTGTACGACGCGCTGTGTGCCGGAGCGTCAGGTTTCCTGCTGAAGGACGCCTCCGCGGACCAGCTCGCCGAGGCGGTCCGGGTGGTCGCGGCCGGCGACGCGCTGCTGGCGCCGGGCATCACCCGCCGTCTGATCGCCGAGTTCTCCCGGATGAACGGAAAGCCCCGCGCCCCGCTCAAGGAACGCGTCGGCGACCTGACCGAACGGGAGACGGAGGTGCTCACACTGATCGCCCAGGGCCTGTCGAACGCGGAGATCGCCGAGTACCTCGTCGTCGCGGAGCAGACCGTGAAGACCCACGTCGGCCGCATCCTGGTGAAGCTGGGCCTGAGGGACCGCACCCAGGCGGCGGTGTTCGCGTACGAGTCGGGGCTGGTACGTCCCTCCGGGTACTGA
- the kynU gene encoding kynureninase, with translation MSEPAARAEKLDAADELAGLRARFVLDHVVYLDGNSLGALPANVPDRVADVVRRQWGELRIRSWEESGWWTAPERTGDRIAPLVGAAPGQIVVGDSTSVNVFKALVAAVRMAAGEPYGGGAGRRTAGEPGGGAAGRRDEILVDATTFPTDGYIARSAARMTGCTLRAVTPAEVPGALSSRTAAVLLNHVDYRTGRLHHLPSLTAAIHAAGAYAVWDLCHSAGALPVGLDEHGVDLAVGCTYKYLNGGPGSPAFLYVRRDLQDRFDSPLPGWNSHVEPFGMRPEYEPAAGAPRGRVGTPDILSLLALEAALEVWDGVSVEAVRAKSLALTDFFLECVAEYVPAGRVESLTPAPHEERGSQVALRCPDAGDVMKRLIERGVVGDFRHPDVLRFGFTPLYVGFADVERAARTVGEVLAELRGA, from the coding sequence ATGTCTGAGCCGGCGGCGAGGGCCGAGAAGCTGGACGCGGCGGACGAACTGGCCGGTCTTCGCGCCCGGTTCGTCCTCGACCACGTCGTCTACCTCGACGGGAACTCGCTGGGCGCGCTCCCGGCGAACGTGCCCGACCGGGTCGCGGACGTCGTACGCCGGCAGTGGGGCGAACTGCGCATCCGCTCCTGGGAGGAGAGCGGCTGGTGGACCGCGCCCGAGCGGACCGGCGACCGCATCGCCCCGCTGGTCGGGGCGGCGCCGGGGCAGATCGTGGTCGGCGACTCGACCAGCGTCAACGTCTTCAAGGCGCTGGTCGCTGCGGTTCGTATGGCGGCCGGGGAGCCGTACGGCGGCGGCGCCGGACGCCGTACGGCCGGGGAGCCGGGCGGTGGCGCCGCCGGACGCCGGGACGAGATCCTGGTCGACGCGACGACCTTTCCCACGGACGGGTACATCGCGCGCTCGGCGGCCCGGATGACGGGCTGCACCCTGCGTGCCGTGACCCCGGCCGAGGTGCCGGGAGCCCTGTCCTCCCGTACCGCCGCCGTCCTGCTCAACCACGTCGACTACCGCACCGGCCGCCTCCACCACCTGCCGTCGCTGACGGCCGCGATCCACGCGGCGGGCGCGTACGCCGTGTGGGACCTGTGCCACAGCGCTGGCGCCCTGCCGGTGGGGCTGGACGAGCACGGAGTCGACCTCGCGGTCGGCTGCACGTACAAGTACCTGAACGGCGGCCCCGGTTCACCGGCGTTCCTGTACGTCCGCCGTGACCTCCAGGACCGCTTCGACTCCCCGCTGCCCGGCTGGAACTCGCACGTGGAGCCCTTCGGGATGCGGCCGGAGTACGAGCCGGCGGCGGGCGCCCCGCGGGGCCGGGTCGGCACTCCGGACATCCTCTCCCTGCTCGCCCTGGAGGCGGCGCTGGAGGTCTGGGACGGTGTGTCCGTCGAGGCGGTACGGGCCAAGTCCCTCGCGCTGACGGACTTCTTCCTGGAGTGCGTCGCCGAGTACGTCCCCGCCGGGCGCGTGGAGTCGCTGACTCCGGCGCCGCACGAGGAGCGCGGCAGCCAGGTCGCCCTGCGCTGCCCGGACGCCGGGGACGTGATGAAGCGGCTGATCGAGCGGGGCGTGGTGGGCGACTTCCGTCACCCGGACGTGCTCCGCTTCGGCTTCACCCCGCTGTACGTCGGCTTCGCGGATGTGGAGCGGGCGGCGCGGACGGTGGGGGAGGTGCTGGCGGAACTGCGGGGCGCGTAG
- a CDS encoding sensor histidine kinase — MPRADAAEIRRKDPRVGVVLRRLRTTLGEHPSPLSPPLSKYRWLRVATYLAVAWIACFVTLVGHSGLTSHYRISGALALLAGLAQGVAVVLALWRPVPAWALSLLAVVSVAFMETALVPNPSLLVTPSAVPVPRPGPGPVPMVPMVPDWPWNGTQILAHATVIFLLALRVPTRWAIAALTASGPATFVVVGVIDGDHRSGNCLVAAGYFTVAVLVGSALRGRREARIQLAEQATITAEERARRTLLEERSRIARELHDVVAHHMSVISIQAQVAPYLTENPSEELKENLAGIRQNALEALAELRRVLGVLRSENRGDPYGLGESGSGAAPRTPQPTLDRLDALVENTRAAGLTVTMDVRDERSGTAPYPPGVELSAYRIVQEALSNALRHAPGSTVRVEVTHVADGVYLSVANSRPQRPVPPSPGAGHGLLGMRERATMLGGHVTAARTLHGGFAVSAFLPRDGTTPFTAPVPPDASVLPPITYTDPADTPVVHLEPPAAPAVHEDAHAPGPPRPTGDLP; from the coding sequence ATGCCTAGGGCCGACGCCGCCGAGATCCGTCGGAAGGACCCTAGGGTGGGCGTCGTGCTCCGACGCCTCCGCACGACACTCGGCGAACACCCTTCGCCCCTGTCCCCACCCCTGTCGAAGTACCGCTGGCTCCGCGTGGCGACCTACCTCGCCGTCGCCTGGATCGCCTGCTTCGTGACCCTGGTCGGCCACTCCGGCCTGACGAGCCACTACCGCATCTCCGGCGCCCTGGCCCTACTGGCTGGCCTGGCCCAGGGAGTCGCCGTCGTCCTGGCCCTGTGGCGCCCGGTCCCCGCCTGGGCCCTCTCCCTGCTCGCCGTGGTGTCCGTCGCCTTCATGGAGACGGCACTCGTACCGAACCCGTCCCTGCTCGTCACACCCTCCGCCGTCCCGGTTCCGAGGCCCGGCCCGGGCCCGGTGCCCATGGTGCCCATGGTGCCCGACTGGCCCTGGAACGGCACGCAGATACTGGCGCACGCCACCGTGATCTTCCTCCTCGCCCTCCGCGTGCCCACCCGCTGGGCGATCGCGGCCCTGACGGCGTCGGGCCCGGCGACGTTCGTGGTGGTGGGTGTCATCGATGGCGACCATCGCTCCGGGAACTGCCTGGTGGCGGCCGGCTACTTCACCGTGGCCGTCCTCGTCGGCAGCGCCCTGCGCGGCCGCCGCGAGGCGCGCATCCAACTGGCCGAACAGGCAACGATCACGGCCGAGGAGCGGGCCCGCCGCACACTGCTGGAGGAGCGCAGCCGTATCGCCCGCGAGTTGCACGACGTCGTCGCCCACCACATGTCGGTCATCTCCATCCAGGCGCAGGTGGCGCCGTACCTGACGGAGAACCCCTCCGAGGAGTTGAAGGAGAACCTCGCCGGCATCCGGCAGAACGCTCTGGAGGCCCTGGCCGAACTGCGCCGGGTGCTCGGCGTGCTGCGCTCGGAGAACCGGGGGGACCCCTACGGCCTCGGCGAGTCCGGCAGCGGGGCCGCGCCCCGGACCCCGCAGCCCACCCTCGACCGCCTCGACGCCCTCGTCGAGAACACCCGCGCCGCGGGGCTGACGGTCACCATGGACGTCAGGGACGAAAGGTCCGGGACGGCGCCGTATCCGCCCGGCGTGGAGCTGTCCGCGTACCGCATCGTGCAGGAGGCACTCAGCAACGCCCTCAGGCACGCTCCGGGTTCGACGGTCCGCGTGGAGGTCACCCATGTGGCCGACGGCGTGTATCTGAGCGTGGCCAACTCCCGCCCGCAGCGCCCCGTCCCGCCCTCCCCCGGCGCCGGGCACGGACTGCTCGGCATGCGGGAACGGGCGACGATGCTCGGCGGCCACGTCACCGCGGCCAGGACGCTGCACGGCGGCTTCGCGGTCTCCGCCTTCCTGCCGCGCGACGGCACGACCCCGTTCACCGCACCGGTGCCGCCCGACGCGTCCGTACTGCCGCCCATCACCTACACCGACCCGGCCGACACACCCGTCGTCCACCTCGAACCACCGGCCGCGCCCGCCGTTCACGAGGACGCGCATGCTCCCGGCCCACCGCGCCCCACAGGAGACCTTCCATGA
- a CDS encoding alpha/beta hydrolase: MPDAAPCDAAEPENTAGRGAAARAAAEEESVFSHPPVDPDTTAAYGDHPDQVIDFYAPRGTGSPASPSSAPLVVVLHGGAWRAPYDRRHITPFAGFLARRGFAVANVEYRRGSADPAPAGEAPVAGRWPDTFDDVAAALDALPALMREALPQADARRTVISGHSAGGHLALWAAARHVLPVDAPWRTDRPAPLRGVVALAPIADFSVAGKLDVCGGASLQLLGGDDEFAERQPYADPALLLPTGIATTLVQGRADVVVPQAVAESYAEAAAKAGEVVGLTLLEEVGHFPLIDPAADACAVVAEEIAQLAW; encoded by the coding sequence ATGCCGGACGCCGCACCCTGCGATGCCGCAGAACCGGAGAACACCGCCGGACGTGGCGCGGCCGCGCGTGCCGCCGCGGAGGAGGAGTCGGTCTTCTCGCACCCGCCGGTCGACCCGGACACGACCGCCGCGTACGGCGACCACCCCGACCAGGTGATCGACTTCTACGCCCCGCGCGGCACCGGCTCCCCGGCGTCCCCTTCCTCCGCCCCGCTCGTGGTGGTGCTGCACGGCGGTGCCTGGCGGGCCCCGTACGACCGACGGCACATCACCCCCTTCGCCGGCTTCCTGGCCCGCCGGGGCTTCGCCGTGGCCAACGTCGAGTACCGGCGCGGCAGCGCCGATCCGGCCCCGGCGGGCGAGGCCCCGGTCGCGGGCCGCTGGCCGGACACGTTCGACGACGTGGCGGCCGCCCTCGACGCGCTGCCCGCGCTGATGCGGGAGGCGCTCCCGCAGGCCGACGCGCGGCGCACGGTGATCAGCGGCCACTCGGCGGGCGGTCACCTCGCCCTGTGGGCGGCGGCCCGGCACGTCCTTCCCGTGGACGCGCCCTGGCGCACCGACCGCCCCGCCCCTCTGCGCGGTGTGGTCGCCCTCGCCCCGATCGCCGACTTCTCGGTCGCCGGGAAGCTCGACGTGTGCGGCGGAGCCTCGCTCCAACTCCTGGGCGGCGACGACGAGTTCGCCGAGCGTCAGCCCTACGCGGACCCGGCCCTGCTGCTGCCGACCGGCATCGCCACGACCCTGGTCCAGGGGCGTGCGGACGTCGTCGTACCGCAGGCGGTGGCGGAGTCGTACGCGGAGGCGGCGGCGAAGGCCGGTGAGGTGGTGGGCCTGACCCTTCTCGAGGAGGTCGGCCACTTCCCCCTGATCGACCCGGCGGCGGACGCGTGCGCGGTGGTGGCGGAGGAGATCGCGCAGCTCGCGTGGTGA
- a CDS encoding cytochrome P450 has protein sequence MAVSELPQAFDPWDQAFVADPYPAYAELRARGRVLHYEPTDQWLVPHHADVSALLRDRRLGRTYQHRFTHEEFGRRPPAPEHEPFHVLNDHGMLDLEPPDHTRIRRLVSKAFTPRTVERLGPYVRGLANELVSALVEAGGGDLLADVAEPLPVAVIAEMLGIPESDRAPLRPWSADICGMYELNPSEEAARRAVRASVEFSEYLRELIAERRKQPGEDLISGLIAAHDEGDRLTEQEMISTCVLLLNAGHEATVNATVNGWWALFRNPGQLAALRADHSLVPSAVEELMRYDTPLQLFERWVLDEIEIDGTTIPRGAEIAMLFGSANHDPDIFTAPERLDLTRRENPHISFSAGIHYCIGAPLARMELAASMTALLEKAPTLSLAAEPRRKPNFVIRGLEGLAVEVS, from the coding sequence ATGGCAGTTTCCGAGCTCCCGCAGGCGTTCGACCCCTGGGACCAGGCGTTCGTCGCCGATCCGTACCCCGCCTACGCCGAGTTGCGGGCACGGGGCCGCGTGCTCCACTACGAGCCCACCGACCAGTGGCTGGTCCCGCACCACGCGGACGTCTCGGCGCTGCTGCGGGACAGGAGGCTGGGCCGGACGTACCAGCACCGGTTCACGCACGAGGAGTTCGGCCGCAGGCCGCCTGCGCCGGAGCACGAGCCGTTCCACGTCCTCAACGACCACGGGATGCTCGACCTGGAGCCGCCGGACCACACCCGGATCCGCCGTCTGGTCTCGAAGGCGTTCACACCGCGCACGGTGGAGCGGCTTGGGCCCTACGTCCGCGGGCTGGCGAACGAGCTGGTGTCCGCCCTGGTGGAGGCGGGCGGCGGCGATCTGCTGGCCGATGTCGCCGAACCGCTGCCGGTCGCCGTGATCGCCGAGATGCTGGGCATCCCGGAGTCCGACCGGGCGCCGCTGCGGCCGTGGTCGGCGGACATCTGCGGGATGTACGAGCTGAACCCCTCCGAGGAGGCGGCGCGCAGGGCGGTGCGGGCATCGGTGGAGTTCTCGGAGTACCTCCGGGAGCTGATCGCCGAACGCCGCAAGCAGCCCGGTGAGGACCTGATCTCGGGGCTGATCGCCGCGCACGACGAGGGCGACCGGCTCACCGAGCAGGAGATGATCTCGACCTGCGTGCTGCTGCTCAACGCCGGCCACGAGGCCACGGTGAACGCCACGGTCAACGGCTGGTGGGCCCTGTTCCGCAATCCCGGACAGCTGGCGGCCCTGCGTGCGGACCATTCCCTGGTCCCGTCCGCAGTCGAGGAGTTGATGCGGTACGACACCCCGCTCCAGCTCTTCGAGCGGTGGGTCCTGGACGAGATCGAGATCGACGGCACGACGATCCCGAGAGGTGCGGAGATCGCCATGCTCTTCGGCTCGGCCAACCACGACCCCGACATCTTCACCGCCCCCGAGCGGCTGGACCTCACCCGCAGGGAGAACCCCCACATCTCCTTCAGCGCCGGCATCCACTACTGCATCGGCGCCCCGCTGGCCCGCATGGAACTGGCGGCCTCGATGACGGCCCTGCTGGAGAAGGCCCCGACGCTGAGCCTGGCGGCGGAGCCCAGGAGGAAACCGAACTTCGTGATCAGGGGGCTGGAGGGGCTCGCCGTCGAAGTGAGCTGA
- a CDS encoding acyltransferase, with amino-acid sequence MTDRNALARIRTAVHQVHARTPAHRDRAVDALRAFAVLGVVLGHWLVTALVAGTGDHPRPILRTASPLHYMPWLAPISWAFQTLAVFFLVGGHVATRSHASARARGTTYPQWLRARLSRLFKPVAAVLAVWTVIATALLLTGADYGTVRTLVKLALSPLWFLLVFAVLTAATPLLARLNPLWPLAVVLHVDLLRFGLGAPSWLGWLNLPAGWLVPYTLGAAWTRGELDRRRAGWILLAGGAAATAALVAWAGYPASMVGVPGAAISNLDPPTLAVVTFGLAQCGLALLLRDRLRCAMRRPLAWAAVALVNLSAMTIFLWHQTALMATTATGLLAGRLPGLHMPPDGLGWVAARLAWLPVFALALTVCLLAFRAYEQGPRRTKNRPSRVIRVHRGGRPTTPRTVHHA; translated from the coding sequence GTGACCGACCGGAACGCACTCGCGCGCATACGGACCGCAGTCCACCAGGTCCACGCCCGGACCCCGGCTCACCGGGACCGCGCGGTGGACGCCCTGCGGGCCTTCGCCGTCCTCGGTGTCGTCCTGGGCCACTGGCTGGTCACCGCCCTGGTCGCGGGCACCGGCGACCACCCCCGTCCGATCCTCCGCACCGCGAGCCCTCTGCACTACATGCCCTGGCTGGCCCCCATCTCCTGGGCCTTCCAGACACTCGCCGTGTTCTTCCTGGTCGGCGGCCACGTGGCCACGCGCAGTCATGCCTCGGCCCGCGCCCGCGGCACCACGTATCCCCAGTGGCTCCGGGCCCGGCTGTCCCGTCTGTTCAAGCCGGTCGCCGCCGTACTGGCCGTCTGGACGGTCATCGCGACCGCCCTCCTGCTCACCGGCGCGGACTACGGCACGGTCCGCACCCTCGTCAAACTGGCGTTGTCGCCCTTGTGGTTCCTTCTGGTGTTCGCGGTCCTGACGGCCGCGACCCCCCTCCTGGCCCGGCTCAACCCCCTGTGGCCCCTGGCCGTCGTCCTCCATGTGGACCTGCTTCGCTTCGGCCTCGGCGCCCCGTCCTGGCTCGGCTGGCTGAACCTGCCCGCCGGCTGGCTGGTGCCGTACACCCTTGGTGCGGCCTGGACCCGCGGCGAGCTGGACCGCCGCCGCGCGGGCTGGATCCTGCTGGCCGGCGGTGCGGCGGCGACCGCGGCGCTCGTCGCCTGGGCCGGTTACCCGGCGTCGATGGTCGGCGTGCCGGGTGCCGCGATCTCCAACCTCGACCCTCCGACCCTGGCCGTCGTCACCTTCGGCCTGGCCCAGTGCGGTCTGGCGCTGCTGCTGCGCGACCGCCTGCGCTGTGCGATGCGCCGCCCGCTCGCCTGGGCGGCGGTGGCACTGGTCAACCTCTCCGCGATGACGATCTTCCTCTGGCACCAGACGGCCCTGATGGCGACCACCGCCACGGGCCTCCTCGCCGGCCGGCTCCCCGGCCTGCACATGCCTCCCGACGGCCTGGGCTGGGTGGCGGCCCGCCTGGCCTGGCTCCCGGTCTTCGCCCTCGCCCTGACCGTCTGCCTGCTGGCCTTCCGCGCCTACGAACAGGGCCCCCGCCGCACGAAGAACCGCCCCTCCCGGGTGATCCGGGTCCACCGCGGCGGACGCCCGACGACACCGAGAACGGTCCACCATGCCTAG